In Panacibacter ginsenosidivorans, the following proteins share a genomic window:
- a CDS encoding SIMPL domain-containing protein: protein MKKIITAIAIIMFASQVIAQEQKPVQRTISVSGSSETEVAPDEIYVQVDLREYNKKNGDKIDITTIKNNFLAACKSIGLTDKDVTVQSYQGYDQNYWMTKKNKKQNPDMKAGISYWVKVNNVSKLDELVDEMDDEATQNFLLQKLNTAKWMT, encoded by the coding sequence ATGAAAAAAATAATAACAGCAATTGCAATCATCATGTTTGCATCCCAGGTTATAGCACAGGAACAGAAACCAGTTCAAAGAACAATATCTGTAAGTGGTTCATCTGAAACAGAAGTAGCGCCTGATGAAATTTATGTACAGGTTGATCTGCGTGAATACAATAAAAAGAATGGTGACAAAATAGATATTACTACTATCAAAAATAATTTTCTTGCAGCTTGTAAAAGTATTGGTCTTACAGACAAAGATGTTACCGTACAAAGCTACCAGGGTTATGACCAGAATTACTGGATGACCAAAAAGAATAAAAAACAAAACCCTGATATGAAAGCAGGCATCAGTTACTGGGTTAAAGTAAATAATGTTTCAAAACTTGATGAATTGGTTGATGAAATGGATGATGAAGCCACACAAAACTTTTTATTGCAAAAGCTGAATACAGCAAAATGGATGACTTGA
- a CDS encoding SIMPL domain-containing protein (The SIMPL domain is named for its presence in mouse protein SIMPL (signalling molecule that associates with mouse pelle-like kinase). Bacterial member BP26, from Brucella, was shown to assemble into a channel-like structure, while YggE from E. coli has been associated with resistance to oxidative stress.) translates to MDDLKKDMKIAAVKAAKDKAIYLSEAVGEHIGQAISINDPVEIDNTPRPYYANMTMKLTEDNAVTPALDVDFKKIKVRFEVSVVFALQ, encoded by the coding sequence ATGGATGACTTGAAAAAAGACATGAAGATTGCTGCTGTAAAAGCTGCAAAGGATAAAGCCATTTATCTTTCAGAAGCGGTTGGAGAACATATTGGCCAGGCTATTAGCATCAATGATCCTGTAGAAATTGATAATACACCAAGACCTTATTACGCAAATATGACCATGAAACTTACGGAAGACAATGCAGTTACACCAGCACTCGATGTTGATTTTAAAAAAATAAAAGTAAGATTTGAAGTAAGCGTTGTATTTGCTTTACAATAA
- a CDS encoding LptF/LptG family permease produces the protein MVKKLDILILRSFTGPFLATFLIALFVLTMQFFWLYIDDLVGKGLDMGTLAYLTGLVAVTWVPLALPLALLLSSIMTFGNLGETFELVAIKSAGIPLIRFMRPLLIATIMLSGIAFLFANNIIPVANLKLNALKYDIIVKKPAFDIKEGIFYDKIDGYVIKIGKKDADDSTIHNVIIYEKNYSLQDHFMVAQSGVMRITPDQRFLEFELHNGWNYQENGNRYSPNTEFIRLGFKTYKKEFDLSTFMFNKTEDSLFKYDPKMLSLRQIDIALDSFEAADKVFYTRSQKDLKTFLSFLRYKDSSWSTVKKVQADNKIKTFDSIIPDSLRMTVFDGAISSLNSGKGQVELMASEYSSRQEMIRKHWIEWNRKLTLSFACIVLFMVGAPLGSIIRKGGLGTPLIFAIAFFVLFNMLNTFGEKFAKEGVTSVFTGMWLSTLVLVPIGLFLTYKAMRDSQLFNKEFYFRLFKKKSKEKADV, from the coding sequence GTGGTAAAAAAACTTGATATACTCATCTTACGGTCGTTTACTGGCCCTTTTCTTGCCACTTTTTTGATTGCACTCTTTGTGCTTACCATGCAGTTTTTCTGGCTATACATTGATGACCTGGTAGGTAAAGGGCTTGATATGGGTACACTTGCCTACCTGACAGGCCTGGTGGCTGTAACATGGGTGCCGCTTGCTTTACCGCTTGCATTACTGCTTTCTTCAATCATGACATTTGGTAATCTTGGTGAAACTTTTGAACTCGTTGCTATAAAGTCCGCAGGTATACCATTGATACGTTTTATGCGGCCATTGCTCATTGCAACAATCATGCTCAGCGGAATTGCATTTCTTTTCGCCAACAATATTATTCCTGTTGCCAATCTAAAACTGAATGCACTTAAATACGATATCATTGTTAAGAAACCTGCCTTTGATATTAAGGAAGGTATTTTTTATGATAAGATAGATGGCTATGTGATCAAGATCGGAAAAAAAGATGCGGATGACAGCACTATTCATAACGTAATTATTTATGAAAAGAATTATAGCCTGCAGGATCATTTTATGGTTGCACAAAGCGGTGTTATGCGCATTACACCAGATCAGCGTTTTCTTGAATTTGAATTACACAATGGATGGAACTACCAGGAAAACGGTAACCGTTATTCTCCCAATACAGAATTTATAAGGCTCGGGTTTAAAACCTACAAGAAAGAATTCGACCTCAGTACTTTTATGTTCAATAAAACAGAAGACAGCCTTTTTAAATACGATCCAAAAATGCTGAGCCTGCGCCAGATTGATATTGCACTAGACTCATTTGAAGCTGCCGATAAAGTTTTTTACACACGATCGCAAAAAGATCTAAAAACGTTCCTTAGTTTTTTGAGATACAAAGACAGCTCCTGGTCTACTGTAAAAAAAGTACAGGCAGATAACAAGATAAAAACTTTTGATTCCATTATTCCCGATTCATTGCGCATGACAGTTTTTGATGGCGCTATTTCAAGCCTCAACAGTGGTAAAGGTCAGGTAGAATTAATGGCTTCAGAATATAGCAGCAGGCAGGAAATGATACGCAAGCATTGGATCGAATGGAACCGTAAACTCACACTTTCTTTTGCATGCATTGTGTTGTTTATGGTTGGAGCGCCGCTTGGCTCCATTATCCGCAAAGGTGGGCTGGGCACGCCACTGATATTTGCCATTGCGTTTTTTGTGTTGTTCAATATGCTCAATACGTTTGGCGAAAAATTTGCAAAAGAGGGCGTCACCAGTGTGTTTACAGGTATGTGGTTATCAACTTTGGTTCTTGTTCCCATCGGTTTGTTTCTCACTTATAAAGCCATGCGTGATTCCCAACTGTTCAACAAAGAATTTTATTTCCGTCTCTTTAAGAAAAAAAGTAAAGAAAAAGCAGACGTATAA
- a CDS encoding sigma-70 family RNA polymerase sigma factor, giving the protein MAMRQLKITKSITNRESQSLEKYLQEIGKVELLSAEDEVSLAVSIKKHDQNALDRLVKANLRFVVSVAKQYQNQGLSLPDLINEGNLGLIKAALRFDETKGFKFISYAVWWIRQSILQSLAEQSRIVRLPLNKVGLTNRISKAYQQLEQEFEREPTTDELAELLHIEREEVSSALNVANRHLSMDTPIFEGEENTLADILENPNAEKADYYIDHCESLKTEIERSLETLSQRQKEVVCYFFGIGQEDALSLEDIGHKFNLTRERVRQIKDKAITRLKSTSRCKLLKVYLG; this is encoded by the coding sequence ATGGCAATGCGTCAATTAAAGATCACGAAGTCAATTACAAATCGTGAATCTCAAAGCCTTGAAAAGTATCTGCAGGAAATCGGTAAAGTTGAATTGCTAAGTGCAGAGGATGAAGTAAGTCTTGCGGTAAGTATCAAAAAACATGATCAAAATGCACTTGACAGGCTTGTCAAGGCAAATCTCAGGTTTGTAGTCTCTGTTGCAAAACAATATCAAAATCAAGGTCTGTCTTTGCCAGACCTAATAAATGAAGGGAACCTGGGCTTAATAAAAGCTGCTTTACGCTTTGATGAAACGAAAGGATTTAAATTTATTTCTTATGCCGTTTGGTGGATCCGCCAAAGTATTTTGCAATCTCTTGCCGAGCAGAGCAGGATTGTAAGGTTGCCACTTAATAAAGTTGGGTTAACAAACCGGATAAGCAAAGCTTATCAGCAATTGGAACAAGAATTTGAAAGAGAACCCACAACCGATGAACTTGCAGAACTCTTGCATATTGAAAGAGAAGAAGTTTCATCGGCATTGAATGTAGCCAACAGACACCTGAGTATGGATACGCCCATTTTTGAAGGGGAAGAAAATACCTTGGCAGACATACTTGAAAACCCAAATGCTGAAAAAGCGGATTACTATATAGATCATTGTGAGTCTTTAAAAACTGAGATCGAAAGATCACTTGAAACACTTTCTCAACGACAGAAGGAGGTAGTATGTTATTTCTTTGGCATTGGGCAGGAAGACGCTCTAAGCCTTGAAGATATTGGTCATAAATTCAATCTAACAAGAGAAAGAGTAAGACAAATAAAAGACAAAGCAATAACGAGATTAAAATCAACAAGTCGTTGTAAATTATTAAAGGTATATTTAGGTTAA
- a CDS encoding tetratricopeptide repeat protein, translating into MESKNCYKYYWNFKKTDYFTETYHNMQENHSREDRDELNELLRQYQNLRSGKSHAFLEEDAFERIIDYFDERDDMSKAMQAADTALEYFPFSSQLLIKKADLLIATRYYREALEKLEQASLFDKNDINIYILKTDAYLALDEQEKAVELLEEALVMFDGEEKVDLLFELADVYDDYEEFDKVFDCLKMILEKEPTNEEALYKICFWTDFTGRNEESIRLHQSIIEDFPYSELAWFNLGAAYQGLKLYEKAIDAYQYAVVIDEKFDYAYRNMGDAYIRLRKYKEAIETLEKVLELTRPEEVIHEAIGHCYHRLGKYAQARFNYRKASHMNPDDSKLHYKIALTYINEEQWNRALSSLEQAMRMHRHIPEYNLAMGECYMHLEKYREAIQYFSVAVRVRPKNVSGWDSLIRCLYKAGHYDEAARQCLAAKQATENKPVFAFLYSAVLFASGKSKEALLHLEEGLSKAPKLVKKFIELNPSILQNNNVVDMLAAYKKKKKI; encoded by the coding sequence ATGGAAAGTAAAAATTGTTACAAATATTATTGGAATTTTAAAAAAACTGACTACTTTACAGAAACCTATCACAATATGCAGGAAAATCATTCACGTGAAGACCGGGATGAACTTAATGAACTGCTGCGCCAATATCAAAATCTACGCTCAGGCAAAAGTCATGCGTTTCTTGAAGAAGATGCTTTCGAACGCATTATTGATTATTTTGATGAGAGGGACGATATGTCCAAAGCTATGCAGGCAGCAGATACGGCTCTGGAATATTTCCCATTTTCCTCCCAGTTATTAATCAAAAAAGCCGATCTTTTGATTGCCACCAGATATTATCGTGAAGCGTTAGAAAAACTGGAACAGGCATCTCTTTTTGACAAAAATGATATTAATATTTATATTCTAAAAACAGACGCATACCTGGCATTAGACGAGCAGGAAAAAGCGGTAGAGTTGTTAGAAGAAGCATTGGTAATGTTTGACGGGGAAGAGAAAGTAGATCTCTTATTCGAGTTAGCTGATGTTTACGACGATTATGAAGAATTTGATAAAGTGTTCGACTGCCTTAAAATGATCCTTGAAAAGGAACCTACAAATGAAGAAGCCCTTTATAAAATCTGTTTCTGGACAGATTTTACCGGGCGCAATGAAGAAAGCATTCGCCTGCATCAATCCATCATTGAAGATTTTCCATACAGTGAATTGGCATGGTTTAACCTTGGTGCAGCCTATCAGGGTCTTAAATTATATGAAAAAGCAATTGATGCCTATCAATATGCAGTGGTAATAGACGAAAAATTTGATTACGCTTATCGCAATATGGGCGACGCCTACATAAGATTGCGCAAATACAAAGAAGCCATTGAAACCCTGGAAAAAGTGCTGGAATTAACCCGCCCCGAAGAAGTAATTCATGAAGCTATCGGGCATTGCTATCACCGGCTTGGGAAATATGCACAGGCACGTTTTAATTACCGTAAGGCTTCCCACATGAACCCCGATGACAGCAAACTTCATTATAAAATTGCACTAACCTATATCAATGAAGAACAATGGAACAGGGCGCTTAGCTCTCTTGAGCAGGCCATGCGTATGCACCGGCATATCCCAGAATACAATCTGGCCATGGGAGAATGTTATATGCATCTCGAAAAGTACAGGGAAGCTATTCAATACTTTAGTGTGGCAGTTCGCGTAAGACCAAAAAATGTAAGTGGGTGGGACTCGCTTATACGCTGTCTTTACAAAGCTGGTCACTATGATGAGGCCGCCCGTCAGTGTCTTGCTGCAAAGCAGGCTACAGAAAATAAACCTGTTTTCGCTTTTCTATACAGCGCAGTGCTGTTTGCATCAGGTAAATCCAAGGAAGCATTGCTGCATCTTGAAGAAGGGCTTAGTAAAGCTCCAAAACTTGTAAAGAAATTTATCGAATTAAATCCTTCAATACTTCAAAATAATAACGTGGTAGATATGCTGGCAGCCTATAAGAAAAAGAAGAAAATATAA
- a CDS encoding cation diffusion facilitator family transporter produces MNSAKQNFRVQQWITLLSVVLFVAKIIAYYLTSSLAILSDALESIVNVLAGFIGLYSLFVAAKPRDTEHPYGHGKAEFVSAAAEGALIIAAGFLILYETLQNFIQHKSLEQLDTGLYVVAITAIVNYIAGYICINIGKKNNSLALQASGKHLQIDTWSTLIIIATLIIMLFTQLLWLDKVVALIMSLFIMYNGYKIIRKSLAGIMDEADMELLQRLVILLNKNRRTNWVDMHNLRVIKYGSVLHIDCHLTVPWYMNIHEAHLEIDMLTALIKAEFGDAIEMFVHTDGCLDFSCSICTKDDCDVRQHPFSKKVEWTLENIISNKKHQL; encoded by the coding sequence TTGAATTCAGCCAAACAAAACTTTCGTGTGCAGCAATGGATAACATTATTATCGGTAGTGTTGTTTGTTGCAAAGATCATTGCGTATTATTTAACATCATCGCTTGCTATCCTTTCAGATGCGCTGGAAAGTATTGTTAATGTACTCGCTGGTTTTATAGGATTATATAGTTTGTTTGTAGCCGCCAAGCCAAGAGACACAGAACATCCTTATGGCCATGGAAAAGCAGAATTTGTTTCCGCTGCTGCAGAAGGAGCATTAATTATTGCCGCTGGTTTTTTGATACTTTATGAAACACTGCAGAATTTTATTCAGCATAAATCTTTAGAGCAACTAGATACAGGCTTATATGTTGTAGCCATAACCGCTATTGTAAATTATATAGCAGGATATATATGTATTAATATCGGAAAAAAAAATAATTCACTGGCACTGCAGGCAAGTGGAAAACATTTACAGATAGATACATGGTCAACACTTATTATTATTGCCACACTCATAATAATGCTATTTACACAGCTTTTATGGCTGGATAAAGTGGTTGCACTCATTATGAGTTTATTCATCATGTACAATGGTTATAAGATCATCCGTAAATCGCTTGCCGGTATAATGGATGAAGCTGATATGGAACTCCTCCAGCGTTTGGTGATTCTCTTAAATAAGAACAGGCGCACCAACTGGGTAGATATGCATAATCTCCGCGTAATAAAATACGGCAGTGTATTGCATATTGATTGTCATCTTACTGTTCCCTGGTACATGAATATACATGAGGCGCATCTTGAAATAGACATGCTTACTGCTTTAATAAAAGCTGAGTTTGGAGATGCCATAGAAATGTTTGTACACACAGATGGCTGTCTCGATTTTTCCTGCAGTATTTGTACGAAAGATGATTGCGATGTAAGGCAACATCCTTTTAGTAAAAAAGTTGAATGGACTTTGGAAAATATTATTTCCAATAAAAAGCACCAGCTATAA
- a CDS encoding START-like domain-containing protein codes for MAKKQLFTLEYPVRCSPSILYEFLSTPAGMQEWFADKVDERDHVFIFSWNGAAVEKAQVVEKEQDKFIKYHWLHSSKDEYFEFRIEKTEISNQTILIIKDFAEKPDIKDQTQLWDYQVKELFHRLGN; via the coding sequence ATGGCAAAAAAGCAACTATTTACACTTGAATATCCCGTAAGGTGCTCGCCCTCAATTTTGTATGAGTTCTTATCAACTCCTGCAGGCATGCAGGAATGGTTTGCTGATAAAGTAGATGAACGCGACCACGTATTTATTTTTTCCTGGAATGGCGCTGCTGTTGAAAAAGCGCAGGTAGTAGAAAAAGAACAGGACAAGTTTATAAAATATCATTGGTTACATTCTTCCAAAGATGAATATTTTGAATTTCGTATTGAGAAGACCGAGATATCCAACCAAACGATCCTTATTATTAAAGATTTTGCAGAGAAGCCCGACATCAAAGACCAAACCCAATTGTGGGATTACCAGGTGAAAGAATTATTTCACAGATTGGGGAATTAA